AGGTTTCCTCGGGCTTTTTGCCCCGGCCGCCGCATGCCGGACAGGTGGACATCCTGACGAACTGGCCGAAGAGGGACTGGCTCACCTGCCTGACCTGGCCGCTCCCGCCGCAGGTCGGGCAGGTATGGACTTTTTTGGTCTTGCTCCCGGTGCCGTCGCAGTCAGGGCACGATTCCGTGTGGAAGACCTCGACTTCTCGATCGATGCCGAACACGGCATCCTTCAGGTTGATAGAGAGGCGAAGGAGGAGATCGGCACCCGGCCGCGGACCTCTCGCCCCTCCGCCGCCACCAAAGAAGGTGTCGAATATGTCTCCGAACCCGCTGAAGTCGGACTGGAACCCGCCGCCGTAGCCGCCGCCACCGGTGTACGACCCCTTCGAGGCGTTCTTGAAGGCGTCGTGGCCGATGTTGTCGTACTGCGCCCGTTTGGTCGCGTCTGAGAGGACCGAATAAGCCTCGTTGATCTCTTTGAACTTCTCCTCCGCGTCAGGCTCCTTGCAGACATCGGGATGGTATTTGCGTGCAAGGTTGCGGTATGCCTTCTTGATCTCCTGCTCGCCGGCGTCCCGGGCGACGCCGAGGACATCATAGTAGCTTCCCGCACTCATCGAAACTCACTCTTTCTTCTCGTCCTTGACATCGAAGTCGG
Above is a window of Methanofollis tationis DNA encoding:
- the dnaJ gene encoding molecular chaperone DnaJ, producing the protein MSAGSYYDVLGVARDAGEQEIKKAYRNLARKYHPDVCKEPDAEEKFKEINEAYSVLSDATKRAQYDNIGHDAFKNASKGSYTGGGGYGGGFQSDFSGFGDIFDTFFGGGGGARGPRPGADLLLRLSINLKDAVFGIDREVEVFHTESCPDCDGTGSKTKKVHTCPTCGGSGQVRQVSQSLFGQFVRMSTCPACGGRGKKPEETCKTCGGSGHTRVKRKVNVHIPPGADTGMRLRMEGYGEAGDYGAPVGDLYIELIVESHPRFARTGDNIETEAQISPAQAAVGSSVEVKTIDDRTVDLKIPAGIQHGTALRIPGEGVRRRGRPGDLLVRVRIVVPKSLSDEEKELYQKLLEIENKKGPGKKGFFKDFVDKVMGQDD